A section of the Flavobacteriales bacterium genome encodes:
- the alr gene encoding alanine racemase produces MFETSTITISRSALRRNLAFLRQRLNGARLCSVVKGNAYGHGLDAFIPLAMEEGVDYFGVYSADEAWHVVEHLRKCPDLFIMGMVEVDGLAWAVEHGVEFCVHDRHRLEQAIGEAGRQKRKARIHIEVETGMHRTGFDRTALGPALDLMRAHDEHIELVGLFTHFAGAESSSNDQRVTAQMAHFQQALDRSHLAGLHPTYAHQACSAAVMNYPHTVGPMARVGIMQYGFWPNQETWFRYSAVSGVSTDPLKRLIGWKSRVMAITRVAAGGFIGYGTSSEAAHDMRIAVVPVGYAHGFDRGLSNLGRVLVHGQQARVAGIVNMNAISVDITDIPGVEKGDEVVLIGEQGDHRITVASFSELSEQLNYELLTRLPRDIPGRSSPEPWPT; encoded by the coding sequence ATGTTCGAAACGAGCACCATCACCATCAGCCGTAGTGCGCTGCGAAGGAACCTCGCCTTCCTGCGTCAGCGGCTCAACGGCGCGCGGTTGTGCAGCGTGGTGAAGGGCAATGCGTACGGGCATGGCCTGGACGCCTTCATCCCGCTGGCCATGGAAGAGGGCGTCGACTACTTCGGGGTGTACTCCGCCGATGAAGCGTGGCATGTGGTGGAGCACCTGCGGAAGTGCCCGGACCTCTTCATCATGGGCATGGTGGAGGTCGATGGCCTGGCCTGGGCGGTGGAGCATGGCGTGGAGTTCTGTGTGCACGACCGGCACCGGCTGGAGCAGGCCATCGGCGAGGCGGGCAGGCAGAAGCGCAAGGCGCGCATCCACATCGAGGTGGAGACCGGCATGCACCGCACCGGCTTCGACCGCACCGCGCTGGGACCCGCGCTGGACCTGATGCGCGCGCATGACGAGCACATCGAGCTGGTGGGCCTCTTCACCCATTTCGCCGGGGCGGAGAGCAGCAGCAACGATCAGCGCGTCACCGCCCAGATGGCGCACTTCCAACAGGCGCTCGACCGATCCCATCTGGCCGGCCTGCATCCGACCTATGCCCACCAGGCGTGCAGTGCGGCCGTGATGAACTATCCGCATACGGTGGGGCCGATGGCGCGCGTCGGCATCATGCAGTACGGCTTCTGGCCCAACCAGGAGACGTGGTTCCGCTACAGCGCGGTGAGCGGTGTGTCCACCGATCCGCTCAAGCGCCTCATCGGCTGGAAGAGCCGCGTCATGGCCATCACCAGGGTGGCGGCGGGCGGCTTCATCGGATATGGGACGAGCAGTGAAGCGGCGCACGACATGCGCATCGCCGTGGTGCCGGTGGGCTACGCGCACGGCTTCGACCGCGGGCTCAGCAACCTGGGCCGTGTGCTGGTGCACGGGCAGCAGGCACGGGTCGCCGGCATCGTCAACATGAACGCCATCAGCGTGGACATCACCGACATCCCGGGAGTGGAGAAGGGTGACGAGGTCGTCCTCATCGGTGAGCAGGGCGACCATCGCATCACGGTGGCCAGCTTCAGCGAACTGAGCGAACAGCTCAACTACGAGCTGCTCACGCGCCTGCCGCGCGACATCCCCGGACGGTCATCCCCTGAACCATGGCCTACCTGA
- a CDS encoding alanine/ornithine racemase family PLP-dependent enzyme produces the protein MAYLKLYRDKLRRNHAVLQRWFDGNGIAWGVVTKLLCGNRTYLQELVDLGITEMHDTRISNLKAIKAIAPQVQTVYIKPPAKRSLSSVVRYADVSFNTDLFTIKGLSEEAVRQGRHHKIIIMVEMGDLREGVMGEHLTDFYAQVFQLPGIEIIGLGTNLNCLNGIMPSADKLIQLSLYKQLIEARFDRVIPWVSGGTTVTVPLLLNKELPKGVNHFRIGEALFFGADLFTGGLLPGMESDVFKLFAEVIELYEKPVVPIGVQAENPSGHKPEFDEADRGRTSYRAILDIGLLDVQPGFLIPEDEHVHIIEASSDMLVVDLGDSPHDYRVGAVMSFRLRYMGALGVMNSRYIDKVVE, from the coding sequence ATGGCCTACCTGAAGCTCTATCGCGACAAGCTGCGGAGGAACCACGCCGTGCTGCAGCGCTGGTTCGACGGCAACGGCATCGCGTGGGGTGTGGTCACCAAGCTGCTCTGCGGCAACCGCACCTACCTGCAGGAGCTGGTGGACCTGGGCATCACCGAGATGCACGACACGCGCATCAGCAACCTGAAGGCGATCAAGGCCATCGCGCCCCAGGTGCAGACCGTCTACATCAAGCCGCCCGCCAAGCGCAGCCTGTCCAGCGTGGTGCGCTATGCGGACGTGAGCTTCAACACGGACCTCTTCACCATCAAGGGGCTGAGCGAGGAGGCGGTGAGGCAGGGCCGCCATCACAAGATCATCATCATGGTGGAGATGGGCGACCTGCGCGAGGGCGTCATGGGCGAGCACCTCACGGACTTCTACGCGCAGGTGTTCCAGCTTCCGGGGATCGAGATCATCGGGCTGGGCACCAACCTCAACTGCCTCAACGGCATCATGCCGAGCGCGGACAAGCTCATCCAGCTCAGCCTCTACAAGCAGCTCATCGAGGCCCGCTTCGACCGGGTGATCCCCTGGGTGAGCGGCGGCACCACCGTCACCGTGCCCCTGCTGCTGAACAAGGAATTACCCAAGGGAGTGAACCACTTCCGCATCGGTGAGGCCCTGTTCTTCGGAGCCGATCTCTTCACCGGTGGCTTGCTGCCCGGCATGGAGTCCGATGTGTTCAAGCTCTTCGCCGAGGTGATCGAGCTCTACGAGAAGCCGGTGGTGCCCATCGGGGTGCAGGCGGAGAATCCGTCGGGTCACAAGCCGGAATTCGACGAGGCGGACCGGGGACGCACGTCGTACCGGGCCATCCTCGACATCGGCCTGCTCGATGTGCAACCGGGCTTCCTCATCCCCGAGGACGAGCATGTGCACATCATCGAGGCCAGCAGCGACATGCTGGTGGTCGATCTGGGCGACAGCCCGCACGACTACCGGGTGGGCGCGGTGATGAGCTTCAGGTTGCGGTACATGGGCGCGCTGGGCGTGATGAACTCCCGCTACATCGACAAGGTGGTGGAGTAG